A window of Salmo trutta chromosome 5, fSalTru1.1, whole genome shotgun sequence contains these coding sequences:
- the LOC115194130 gene encoding CAAX prenyl protease 2, whose protein sequence is MVEDDDLTPNFMSNQVWRGNGEFIPPDGICWVSVLSCLLLACSYVGSLYVWRSDLPRDHPAVIKRRFTSVLIVSAVSPAFVWAWKMYTGVMSGPSLLALMGIRFEGLIPAIILPLLLTMVLFVGPLIQLAMDCPWGFMDGIRVTFDPWFWALCLSDMRWLRNQVVAPLTEELVFRACMLPMLVPCTSPSTAIFTCPLFFGVAHFHHVIELLRFRQGTLSGIFLAAVFQFSYTAVFGAYTAFIFIRTGHLVGPVLCHSFCNHMGFPALGMALEHPHRLTVLSCYLLGVLLFLLLLFPLTDPIFYGLPTPVCTLASVPSSLCVS, encoded by the exons ATGGTAGAGGATGACGATTTAACGCCAAATTTTATGTCAAACCAAGTGTGGCGCGGCAATGGCGAGTTTATACCTCCAGACGGAATATGCTGGGTGTCTGTACTGTCCTGTTTGCTGCTTGCCTGCTCCTACGTCGGGAGTTTATACGTATGGAGAAGTGACTTACCCAG AGACCACCCAGCCGTTATCAAGAGGCGATTCACCAGTGTCCTGATCGTATCTGCCGTGTCGCCTGCCTTCGTGTGGGCATGGAAAATGTACACTGGTGTGATG TCTGGTCCCTCGTTGCTGGCTCTGATGGGCATTCGTTTTGAGGGCCTCATCCCAGCCATCATACTGCCTCTGCTGCTCACCATG GTGCTGTTTGTTGGCCCCCTGATCCAGCTGGCTATGGACTGCCCCTGGGGCTTCATGGATGGGATACGGGTGACCTTTG ACCCGTGGTTCTGGGCTCTGTGCCTCAGTGACATGCGCTGGCTGAGGAACCAGGTGGTGGCCCCTCTGACTGAGGAGCTGGTGTTCAGGGCCTGTATGCTGCCCATGCTGGTACCCTGCACCAGTCCTTCCACTGCCATCTTCACCTGCCCCCTCTTCTTCGGAGTGG CCCACTTTCATCATGTGATCGAGCTGCTGCGTTTCAGACAGGGCACCCTGTCTGGGATCTTTCTCGCTGCAG TATTCCAGTTCTCCTACACCGCTGTCTTTGGAGCTTACACTGCCTTCATATTCATCAGAACAG GTCACCTGGTGGGGCCGGTGCTGTGCCACTCGTTCTGTAACCACATGGGCTTCCCGGCCCTTGGCATGGCCCTGGAGCACCCCCACCGCCTCACCGTCCTGTCCTGCTACTTGCTGGGGGTCCTCCTtttccttcttctcctcttccccctcacagACCCCATCTTCTACGGCCTTCCCACCCCCGTCTGCACCCTGGCCTCCGTCCCCAGCTCCCTCTGCGTCTCCTGA